The candidate division WOR-3 bacterium genomic sequence ATGGTTCTTTCTTTCGGCATACCGCTCCTTTCAGTGATCGGCTCTATATCATTTCCTGTGGTCGCTACAGTGGTTAATCTGTTCATCCTGTTCGGCGGTATGGCATTGAGCGGCCGAAAGGCCGCCTGGATGCCCCGGGCCCTCGATGTTAAAACAGAGGTCGTAAAACGTATGCTCGACAATCCCCTGATAAGATCAGACCCAGCCCTTCAGATAATTCCATATCTTGAAATAGGTGAAGACAAAAAAGGCTCTTTTCCGAACGACACCCGGTTTCTGATAAAATTCAAGGATGCCCCGGATGATTTTATCGGGCTGCAGGGACAGATTTCAATCAATGCAGTAAAGGGACGAAACTACCCCTATTTTTATGTGGTTCTGCTTGCAAAACCGTCGTTTAATCTTTTTGAAAAATTCGGGAAGAAAACCCTGGATAGATGTGTGATTGAACGTAAAAAGACCGGGGAAGTCGATGTGATTGTCATCAGACAGCGCACCACCAAGACATCCGGCTACCACACCAACCCGGGGATGCAGGATTATATTCTTAAACACTCCCTTGAGTTTGCCCGGGAACTTTTTAAGTAATAATTACTTAAAATAGAATTCCTTTCGGCGGTCGGCTAAGAGATCATTATATTGGTTAAGTTTCTTATTCAACGCGGTTTCCGGTTTTATCTCACATACCTTTACACATTCTTCATCGGCATCGGCACGTACCAATATCTCTCCTTCGGGAGAAACGACTTCACTCTGCCCGATAAACTTGAAATTTTTACCGTTCCTCTTTTCTTCACCGATACGATTCGCCAGGGCGATATAGACCCGGTTTTCCAGCGCCCGCGTTTTATGGGCGTCGGGACAATAAGGCATAACAAGGTTCGCCGAATGCAGGATTATCTGAGCGCCTTTGAGGGCGAGGGTTCTCATGGCTTCGGGATATATCCAGTCGAAACAGACCAGCATACCGACTTTTATGCCTTTATATTCAAAGATCGGAAATCCCCTGTTTCCCGGTTTGAAAAATTTCTTTTCTTCAAAATATAAATGCATTTTCCGATAGACGCCGATCATGCCCGAGGGTGAAACCAGGGCGGAGGAATTATAAAAAGCGTCATTATTCTTTTCCGCAAAGCCATAAGCAAAGCAACAGCCTGTTTCTTTTGCGAGTGAAGACATAAAGTTGAAAGTCTCGCCGTCGGCTGCGGGTTCGGCGAGTCGCGCGAGTTCGTCTTTGTTGAGAAAGGTATAACCGGTATTGAAAAGCTCCGGTAATACGATTATATCGGCGGTTGTCCCTTTGAGCATAATTTTAACTTTCTCAAAATTTTTTTCTTTTTCTCCGAAGAGGGGATTAAATTGCAATACTCCTATCTTCATCAAAACCCCAGTTCCTTATTGATAAGCATCACCGTGATTTTCGTCTGGAAAGGGCGGTATTTGATTATGGAGATCACACGACAGATTTTTCCTGGAGTGCTGCAGTCTGAACAGACACCGGTTTTAACACAGGGGGTCCGGGCTTCGACGCGTCGCGCATTCATTACTCCAGCAACCTGATGCGCCCGTTCAAGTCCTTGCTCGATCGAATCGACGATTTTATTAACACCGACGACAACAAAAACATTTTTCGGACCGAAAACCATATGGGCGACACGGTTTCCGACACCGTCGATATTTATAAGTTCACCTTTTATGGTGATTGCATTGCTGCTTGTGAGGTAATAATCAGCCTGACCTTCGAGAGAGCGTGCGTGCTGGTCGATCTTTTCATTGAGCCCTTCACGCCAGTGCTGAAAGATTTTGTTTCCTCTTTTTTTAAATTCTTCGATGATGCCGATTTCCCGAATTGTTACAGATCCGGGAATTCCGATGCTGGCTTTTTTCGGTATTTTTCTTAAGAGTGCTTTTTTCAGCGAATCGACGTCATCATGGTACTCTGCCTGAAAGCCCCGACGTCGTAATTCTTTTAATAAATTCGCTATTCTGTTTTTATGGTACCATTTTTTCATCGATCCATAGTTTGCAGCAGCTGTTTTCATGATATAACCTCCTGAAAAAGATCATTGATTGCATTATAATGCATTTGGTTGCGATGTCAATTATCAACTTAAAAAAATCTGGTATCCTGGAATTCACCAGGATACCAGATTGGATTTTTATTCGTCTTTTTTACGCTAATTTCTCTGGTGTAATGTAGTCACCGTATTTTTTCTGGGCTTCCAGAAGCCTTTCTTTCTGGGCATCAAGCGTCTCAAAGAGAATTTTCGGCGGATCGAGGACTTCAGTTTCGTATATTTTTTTAATCCGCTCGATCTTTGCCAAACTTTCCGGAATCCTGATCATAAACTGTTTTTTATAGTCGTCTTCACTGTAATCCTTATTAAGAACCTCTTTGAAAAGTCGTTTTAAATCTTCATATTTCGGGATGTACCCGGTCGGTGTTTTTATGGCGTCAACCTCTTTGTGCACCCTCAATTCAGCCCATTTGTACCAGACTTTTTTGTCGGTCTTCTCGTTCAGGAAGTTACCGTCCTTGTCCTTCAGAAAATAGTTCACCGAGAAGATCAGAGGTGTTCTTTCCAGTCCCTTTGCAAAATCAAGATTCGCCTGGATGTATTTTGATATGGGAATCGACAGAAAATCGAGATTGGACATAAGATTAAATTTTCTCACTCCTTCTTTACCGAGTGTTGCCGCCGTGGTTTCAGATTCCAGAGAAGCGCCTTTTGTGATTATACCATGTGTCCAATCAAATGATTCTTCGATAGGAACCCAGGTGTCAGAGTCTCTGCCGCCGTAGACGATGCCTCCGACAACCACTCCTTTGGGGTCATGAAGCGTCGGGTCGAGGTTTTCAAGCCTTTCAAGGGAGAGGGTGAAGCGTGCATTACGATGAGAGGGAGTGATTTCATTTCCATCTTTATCTTTCTTGCCTTTGAACCATTCGCCTGAATGGTTTATACCCTTTTCCGGAACTTCACCGTCTTTTCCTATCCAGTAAACATTCTTGTCCGGGGTTACCAGAACATTTGAGAAGATCAGTTCGCCGGGGGTATGGAGTGCTTTCCACTGTATCGGGTCGTCTTTGGAGTTAATCCCCATTATAATTCCGAACATCCCCTTTTCAACATTGACCGCCCGTACTTCGCCGTCCTTTTTTCTCAGATAGGCTATATCATCTCCAACAATGGTTTCATTGTCGAGCATGGCGGTTGATGTTTTACCGCATAGTGATGGGAATGCTCCGGTGAAGTAGGTGACACGTCCGTTTGGACCGTGCACACCCATGACGAGCATGTGTTCAGTGAGCCAGCCTTCTTTTGAACCGCGGTTTATCGCCAGACGCATCGATAATTTTTTCAAACCGATCGTATTACCGCCGTACTGGGTATTTGCGCTGTAGACGATATCTTCTTCAAGATCGATGTAGATACGGCGTTTATCGAGATTTTTACTCGTTTTCCGTTCATCCAGTTCTCCGGCGGAATGGACGATTTTAAAGAAGCGGGCGTTTTTGCCCTGACGCACAAATTCTTCAAAACCCTGCCGATAGAGGATGTCTTCACTGTGGGCGACATAGGCGGAATCAGTGAGCTGAACAACCGGTTGTGAAAACTCAGAGTTGGTCGGACCCAGGCAGAAGAAGCGGACATAAAGTTCTTTACCCTTCATAATACCTTTCATTATTTCGTGGATTTCTTTGAGACACTCATCACGATTTCCTGTTTTGATCGATTTATCCAGCTTTTTACCCGGGGGCAGCAGAATCAAAGTATGTGCTTTATCTCGCGCCTGGTCATAATAGTTGTCAAAATGGATTGTGTGGCCCTCGATCGCCAGAGGAGCCTCTTCACCGTTTTTTATTGCTGCCTCTCTGATGTACTTGATATCTTCAGGAGCATCCGTGCAGATAAAGACTTTGTCCGGTGTACAGTGTTCAATATACTTCGCAATGAATTGATGCAGATTGGGATTATCAATCCTCATCAGCTTGTTGTAACCTTCCTCTCCTATTTTTTCTTTTAAGAACGCCTTTGTCTTGTCGTCCATTGTTTTGGCCTCCTTGATTTTTTAAATTTTTTAAGTCTTTGACGCAGAATTAAATCAGGGTTCTATTATCTCCTTTCAATATAAAAATATTTATCTATTATATCTATTTCCGGAAAAAAAGCAAGGAAAATTTAAGGGGTAACAACTGCTAAAACCCGTGAAATTTCAGCGTTTTCTGTTTCCCGCAGGCGCTATATCGAGATTTAATCAGGCCAGTACATTACCTTTTGTTTTCAAATAGATGTTCAACCAATCAATCCCGCCTATTTCAGGACGACGAACTTTCCTGAATAATGATTACAGGTATTTCCTTTGATAAAATAGACGCCTTCTTCGAGACCATCAAGTGGGATATACTCGATGTAATTGTTTAAATGGAATGTTTTAACAAAACAGCCGGCGGCATCGAATATATCCACGCGTACAGGAGGATTATTGGTCTTTATTTTCAATACTTCCCGTATGGGATTTGTTAAAATCTGTAATTGTACTGGTTGCTGGACCACTTCTTTGATACCGACGATGTGGTCGATATAGATTGTTCCGTTTTCTCCAGCCTCTGGAGTACCATAGGCGCCTGTGCCTGGAGCACCGCCCTGCACCGTGTAGGTGCACTGCGCCGTGTCGATTAAAGAGGTGTAGAATATCTTTATTCTGCCTCCAGAACCGCCGCCACCGCCGCCGAATGAAGCGTCACCTCCGTTTCCGCCGTTCGCCGCGATCAGAATATTATGGAGGATGGTGGTATCGGCCCAGACCATGACACCGCCGCCAGCACCGCCACCGCCAGCTTCCAGGGAGCCGTCATACCCTCTTTGGCCGTTTGCTTCAATATAAGAAGAGTCGATGATGATATTTTGAGCCCGAAGATATATTTCAGCCCCACCATTGCCGCCCGGTCCGTCAAGGGCACTCAGTCTTCCGGCGCCGCCGCCAGAACCTATGTCAATTATTGTATCTGAGGGACTGCCGTAGGCGATGCCGCCGGCACCAGGATAGTTATCACCACCAGCACCACCGTTGCCGCCGTATGCGCCGCCGCCACCACCACCGCCGCTGACGCCACCGGCTTCACCCCCGCCGGGTCCATAACCCTGGGGATGACTGTTTGAGTAGGCACCAGAATATCCTGCATCAGAACCGATGATCGAGGAAGAACTCTGGATGGTGATGAGGGGGGCATTAAGTTCCAGTTTGCCGAATGAATCAGCCGCGGCGCTCCATGGTCTGACCTTAAGTTTGCCTGCGTTGCTTATCATAACCTTGATGTTGTACTGGTGAAAGCCGCAGATTACAAGACTGTCATTGTCGACGATTAAACTGTCGGCATCTTCATATACGTAATTCATTAATATAAGAATGAATATAATACCCATCATTATAACCTCCAGAATATGATAGCCATTATTTTTATTTTGTCAATGACTGTTTGCAGCCAACGATAGGGTTTTTCTACCAACCTATTGACATTAAATTAGTATTTACTATAATTAATTGAGAGTATTTATGAAGAAATCAACCAGTAAATCTGGATTATTAGTATATACTATGTTGTTCCTATTCAATAACTTATTACTTTTTTCATTCTTACAAGCCCAGGCGGGTTGGGGTCCGGATGTGCGGTTGACCTATGATTATAGTTACAATGCATATCCGAGGGCGGCCTGTTGCGGGGATACGATTCATTTAGTCTGGTGGAAAAATTATTGGGATAGTTTATCGATTATACATGATGAGATTTTTTATCTTCGTTCAACTGATGCTGG encodes the following:
- a CDS encoding lactate utilization protein, yielding MKTAAANYGSMKKWYHKNRIANLLKELRRRGFQAEYHDDVDSLKKALLRKIPKKASIGIPGSVTIREIGIIEEFKKRGNKIFQHWREGLNEKIDQHARSLEGQADYYLTSSNAITIKGELINIDGVGNRVAHMVFGPKNVFVVVGVNKIVDSIEQGLERAHQVAGVMNARRVEARTPCVKTGVCSDCSTPGKICRVISIIKYRPFQTKITVMLINKELGF
- a CDS encoding phosphoenolpyruvate carboxykinase (GTP) → MDDKTKAFLKEKIGEEGYNKLMRIDNPNLHQFIAKYIEHCTPDKVFICTDAPEDIKYIREAAIKNGEEAPLAIEGHTIHFDNYYDQARDKAHTLILLPPGKKLDKSIKTGNRDECLKEIHEIMKGIMKGKELYVRFFCLGPTNSEFSQPVVQLTDSAYVAHSEDILYRQGFEEFVRQGKNARFFKIVHSAGELDERKTSKNLDKRRIYIDLEEDIVYSANTQYGGNTIGLKKLSMRLAINRGSKEGWLTEHMLVMGVHGPNGRVTYFTGAFPSLCGKTSTAMLDNETIVGDDIAYLRKKDGEVRAVNVEKGMFGIIMGINSKDDPIQWKALHTPGELIFSNVLVTPDKNVYWIGKDGEVPEKGINHSGEWFKGKKDKDGNEITPSHRNARFTLSLERLENLDPTLHDPKGVVVGGIVYGGRDSDTWVPIEESFDWTHGIITKGASLESETTAATLGKEGVRKFNLMSNLDFLSIPISKYIQANLDFAKGLERTPLIFSVNYFLKDKDGNFLNEKTDKKVWYKWAELRVHKEVDAIKTPTGYIPKYEDLKRLFKEVLNKDYSEDDYKKQFMIRIPESLAKIERIKKIYETEVLDPPKILFETLDAQKERLLEAQKKYGDYITPEKLA